The DNA sequence TGCCGGTCTCGCCAAATACGGACAAACCGTCGACCTTGTTTTAACTCTTGACCCGAAACAAACAGGCAATTTATCGCTTGCAGGATATATTATCACTGATTTATTTATTGAAGCGACTGCTGATTCATCGGGGAAGATATTATCTTCTGCAGATATCCCGAATTTAAATAAATCAACATCTGTTGTGAGTTTATCAGGCAGTGAGCAAACAACCGGTATCCCGACAGAAATAATAGCAAAGGTTACGCCTAAACAGTTTTTAGTAATAAAACAAGCCGAAACAATGGGAACTATTTCATTGGGGCAGCGCGATAAGAATGCTAAGGATCTATACAACATAAACAGTGTTATCGAAAATTCACAGATGAATATTGGCAAAGATTTTATTGTTTCATTGCTTCAGCTTCAAAAGTAAATGTTATTGGAGGAAATCTTATGGCTGATGAAAATAAAGCGGTTAATGAGCAGGTGAAGAAAATAATCGCGTTGTGGAGTGTGTGCAGTGTTGGAAAGTCGACACTTGCATGCAATCTTGCCCGAAAACTGGCAAAGGAAACAAACTTCAAAATAGGGTTGTTGGATTTTTCGTTAATAACGCCCTGTCTCCACTTTTTTTTAGATCTGGAAGATAAAGAAAGCTCGATTGAATATATCCTTAAGTCTTGGCAGGATAATTATTCTTATCACGAGTTACTTAAGGAAAACGCCCACATAAATAAGAACCTTCCAAATTTATTATGTTGGACGGGATTAATGAAAAAACCTGAATTGATAGATAAACTTGGGGATATTCAAGCTCGTACAATAATCTCTGAGTTGTCCGATCTCGTAGATATTCTCTTTATTGACGTACAAAGCGATACGCTGATTATTCCTACCGACGTAGCGCTTAAAGCAGCAACAGATGTTTTGGTTGTTGTTGACCAAAACAGAAACACGATTGAGAACACCGCTAAATGGCTTAACAATTTGCATGCCCGAAATATGGAAATAAGTAAATTCAAACTGATCATAAACCAATATTCAAATAAGGTACTGTACACGAAAAATAAAATTGAGAGCAATCTCGCGCTGCCCTTGCTTGGGACAATACCGTGTGTTTCCAAGGTAAATTATGATAACTCTACTGTTTCGTTGATTCCATTATTAAAATACGGCAAGTTTGATAAATCAATTGGAGATATTTTGTTACAGCTTCATTTGTATAAAGCGGTAAAAAAACACCGTATATTTTTTACCGCACCGCGCTTGGGGAGTTCGCGCTGATGCAGAATTCGAATTGGGGGATATTTATATGAGAATCAGTTCAGCTAAAGCTGTTGAACCAAAAACATATGACACAGAGGGCAAAAATTATCTATATAAAACAACAAGTATTATACAGTCAATATTGACTGAAAATCAGCAAAAATTACTTAATGATGCTATTTATGGGGTCGGAGAATGTCAAAAACAAATTCTCGATGTTATAAAAGATATCATTCGTCATGAGAAACTCGATGTACCTAATATGAGTATCGATGAAATTGCTTGGGAGGTATATAAATACATTATTGGGTATGATGTTATCCATGACCTTCTTCTTGATACGGAGATAACGGAAATTTGCGTAAATGGTCCGTATCAAATTACTTATAAAAAGAGTGGAATCAGGTATTTGGCAAAAGAAATTCAGTTTACCGATCTGGCCCATCTTGAAAAAAT is a window from the Dehalobacter sp. DCA genome containing:
- a CDS encoding SAF domain-containing protein, with amino-acid sequence MFFLRKVFFILGLVIALGSGIGLYFYMDYAKGLIPVVYAATNITEDTVISAQQLKVKSVPRESVPSGVAASINQVVNKSLNWPLKEGDPVRLDKIEQNTKAEVENSRLIAFKTDYNGSIAGLAKYGQTVDLVLTLDPKQTGNLSLAGYIITDLFIEATADSSGKILSSADIPNLNKSTSVVSLSGSEQTTGIPTEIIAKVTPKQFLVIKQAETMGTISLGQRDKNAKDLYNINSVIENSQMNIGKDFIVSLLQLQK
- a CDS encoding AAA family ATPase, which codes for MADENKAVNEQVKKIIALWSVCSVGKSTLACNLARKLAKETNFKIGLLDFSLITPCLHFFLDLEDKESSIEYILKSWQDNYSYHELLKENAHINKNLPNLLCWTGLMKKPELIDKLGDIQARTIISELSDLVDILFIDVQSDTLIIPTDVALKAATDVLVVVDQNRNTIENTAKWLNNLHARNMEISKFKLIINQYSNKVLYTKNKIESNLALPLLGTIPCVSKVNYDNSTVSLIPLLKYGKFDKSIGDILLQLHLYKAVKKHRIFFTAPRLGSSR